The Candidatus Paceibacterota bacterium genomic sequence CGGTGCAAGCGCATGGCTACTACCATAGCGTATTTCCTTATAAAAAAACAGACCTCTCGCAAAGTCTGTTTCAATTCCGTGGACAACGAGCGTTTCCGGAACCGACCGCACATTTTCCTCCGGCGGACCCGGAGTCATAATCCAATACTCCATTTCAGATCCGCTCTCACTCGGCGACTCATAAATGAGTCCGAAGGTCTCATCGTTCAATTTTCGAAGAACCGGGTATTCAGGCACGTAGGCGTTACGAAGAGTATCTTCCTCCCCCGGTTTCTGCGCGGGGAAAAAGAAAGAACACTCCTGCAACGCCCCCGGCTTTCGGGAAGAAAGAAAAGAATCTTCCTTGATCCTGCACCAGCCGATAATTCTCGGCGATGGCCCGATAAGAATCAGCGCGCCTTTGGATGCCGAGACCGGAGAGTGGGACGACTTCGAAACCGGCCGAGACCGTCCTTCTCTCATCAAAAGAACAACCACGCACACCAGACAGTACATCCACATCACCCGCACAATCCACTTCTTCCATCGAGTCTCCATGATCACTACCTCCTTGGAAAAGCACCAATGCTAGTTGACCAACCCCAAAGACAGTATTCACAGAAAATTGCACTATGTCAAAGACTCTTCCCTTCTCTTTTTTTTGCTTTACCCCGGCACCAACTCGGAAAAACTTGAAAAAAGTTGGTGCCGGGGTATACTGGCACTGTTACTCATAAATACACCTTTTATGTCCATACTAATCCCCACTGTTATTGAAAAGACCTCAATGGGCGAACGAGCCTATGATATTTATTCGCGACTTCTCAAAGAGCGTATCATTTTCCTCGGCGGGCCTATCGAAGATACAGTAGCAAATATCGTCATTGCCCAGCTTCTCTTCCTCGAATCAGAAGACCCCAAAAAAGATGTCCAGCTCTATATCAATTCTCCCGGAGGTTCTGTCACGGCGACGCTCGCAATGCTCGACACTATGAACCACATCAAGCCTGACGTTTCGACGGTCTGTGTAGGAATGGCGGCATCTGGTGCAGCAGTGCTTCTCTCTGCCGGAGCAAAAGGAAAGAGATTTACTCTTCCAAATGCTGAAGTGATGATCCATCAGCCATGGGGAGGAGCAGAGGGACGAGCTTCCGATATTGAAATCACGGCAAAACATATTTTGAAAACCCGGGCGAATCTAAACAGGATTCTTGCAAAAAATACCGGGAAGCCGTTAGCGCAAGTCGAAAAAGACGTCGATCGAGACTATTTCATGTCAGCAGAAGAGGCGAAAAAATACGGAGTGGTAGATAAAATCTACGAACCAACGAAAGCCTCGGATAAATAGAGCGGCCAAGAGCCCCCCACTTGCATGCAAGTGGGGGGCTCTTTCTTAATTAGACAAAAAAGCGAAATCTTGTATGATAAAGCTATAGTCATTTATTCATTATTCACGATTTCGTTTTTTTATTAAGACTTAGAGTATTCAAAGGAGACAAATTGTCAAAAACCCTTATGTTAAGCCGTTCTACAAGCAATCTCTCACTGTATAAAGTCTAGAAGGAGGCGAAATCTTTCGCACCATGTCATTAAAAATAGCATTTCTCCTCGCGAGCATAGCCGGCGTCGTGGGAGTTCTCATCGGGTATTATCTCCGGCTCATCATCTCTTTGGGGAAGAAGGGATCGGTGGAACTTGAAGTCAAAAATCTTCTCCTCGAAGCAAAAGAAAGCGCAAAGAAGATAACCGTCGAAGCAGAAACGAAAGCTGCAGAGACAATGAAAGAGCTCCGCCTCGATATGAAGGAACGGGAAGACAAAATAAAGTCGACAGAAGACAGACTCATCAAAAAAGAAGATACGCTCGACAAGCGCCAGATGGATATCGACAAGGAAGTCGAATCTATCAAAGCAAAGATCGTCGAGATCAAAGATATAAAGGATAAGACAGAAAAAATCCAAGAGGCAAAACGAGGAGAGCTCGAGAAAATCGCCCGACTTTCTACAGAAGACGCGAAAAAAGAACTTCTTGATATTGTCGAGAAACAATCGGAAGAAGACATCATGGTCCGGATGAAAAAGCTCGAGACGACCGGACAAGAAAAACTTGAATCAAAAGCGAAAGACATTCTTTCAACAACCATTCAGCGTCTGGCTGCAAGCGTTTCTTCCGACATGCTCTCGACAAGCGTTGCCATCCCCTCGGATGAGATCAAAGGAAAGATCATCGGAAAAGAAGGACGAAATATCAAGACATTTGAGCGAGCTTCCGGAGTTGAAGTTATCGTTGATGATACTCCAGGAGCAATTACTATTTCCTCATTTGATCCGATTCGGCGCCAAGTCGCGAAGTTAGCCCTCGAGAACCTCATTCTCGACGGAAGAATCCAGCCTGCAAAGATCGAGGAGATGGTAGAAAAAGCGAAACTGGAAATCAACAAAATCATCAAAGAGAAGGGTGAGCAAGCTGCGTACGAATGCGGAGTGTTTAATCTTGACCCTCGCATCATTTCCATCCTTGGACGACTCTATTTCAGAACAAGTTACGGCCAAAATGTGCTCCAACACTCGATTGAAATGTCTCATATCGGAGGAATGCTCGCAGAAGAGCTTGGCGCAAATGTAAACATTGCGAAAGCAGGATGTCTCCTTCACGACATTGGAAAAGCGGTAGACCATGAAGTGACCGGTACTCACGTCGAGATCGGACGAAGAATTCTCCAGAAATTCGGCGCTGATCCTCTCATTGTGAAAGCGATGGAAGCGCATCATGGAGAATATCCATACGAAACAATTGAATCTGTCATCGTCCAGACAGCAGATGCTATCTCTGGTGGACGCCCAGGAGCACGACGAGACTCTGTCGAGAACTACTTGAAACGATTGGGAGACCTAGAAGCTATCGCGAATAGCTTTAAAGGCGTTGAAAAGTCATATGCTCTTCAGGCAGGACGAGAAATACGAATATTCGTCACTCCGGCTGATGTCACGGACGTAGAAGCTAAAACTATGGCTCGGGATATAGCCGTTCGAATAGAAAACGAGCTCCGCTACCCAGGAGAAATCAAGGTAAATGTCATCCGGGAATCACGTTCTATTGAATTTGCGAGGTAATTTAGAAGAAAAAAGCTAAAAGACCCCCGAATTCCGCTAGCGGAATTCGGGGGTCTTGCCTTTTCTTACCATTTGTAGCCAGATTTTAGCTGCCTTGCATTGAAAAAGCCCTGTAATATAATGGGAAAGTACATTACAGGAAGGAGAAACAACAC encodes the following:
- the rny gene encoding ribonuclease Y → MSLKIAFLLASIAGVVGVLIGYYLRLIISLGKKGSVELEVKNLLLEAKESAKKITVEAETKAAETMKELRLDMKEREDKIKSTEDRLIKKEDTLDKRQMDIDKEVESIKAKIVEIKDIKDKTEKIQEAKRGELEKIARLSTEDAKKELLDIVEKQSEEDIMVRMKKLETTGQEKLESKAKDILSTTIQRLAASVSSDMLSTSVAIPSDEIKGKIIGKEGRNIKTFERASGVEVIVDDTPGAITISSFDPIRRQVAKLALENLILDGRIQPAKIEEMVEKAKLEINKIIKEKGEQAAYECGVFNLDPRIISILGRLYFRTSYGQNVLQHSIEMSHIGGMLAEELGANVNIAKAGCLLHDIGKAVDHEVTGTHVEIGRRILQKFGADPLIVKAMEAHHGEYPYETIESVIVQTADAISGGRPGARRDSVENYLKRLGDLEAIANSFKGVEKSYALQAGREIRIFVTPADVTDVEAKTMARDIAVRIENELRYPGEIKVNVIRESRSIEFAR
- the clpP gene encoding ATP-dependent Clp endopeptidase proteolytic subunit ClpP: MSILIPTVIEKTSMGERAYDIYSRLLKERIIFLGGPIEDTVANIVIAQLLFLESEDPKKDVQLYINSPGGSVTATLAMLDTMNHIKPDVSTVCVGMAASGAAVLLSAGAKGKRFTLPNAEVMIHQPWGGAEGRASDIEITAKHILKTRANLNRILAKNTGKPLAQVEKDVDRDYFMSAEEAKKYGVVDKIYEPTKASDK